DNA sequence from the Sinomonas terrae genome:
CCCTCCGGCCACCACACCCTGGCCCTGCCGGCGTTGCGGCCGCAGCGAGCACAGAGAGTAGTGCCGGTGGTGCGGGGCCGTCCGCGGGTGGTCGTGCGCGGGTTCAGGCCTGCCGGCTCAGTGGTCATCGTCGATGATGCGGGCGCGGCGTGGGCGGGCGGCGCGGTTGAGGTCGACGACGTTGGGGGATGAGGCGGTTCCGGTCCTTCGGGCCTTCACGTCCGCTGCGGTGACGGTGATGAGGTCCTCGGGGCCGCAGGAGAAGATGTCGCAGATCGCGGCGATCAGCTGCAGGGCGACACGTTCGGGCTTCTGGTTCACGAGCCGGTAGACCTGGGGGCGGGAGAGGACGATCCCGCGCTCGGCGAGCAGCGGGATGAGGTCGGTGGTGTTGT
Encoded proteins:
- a CDS encoding helix-turn-helix domain-containing protein; protein product: MKRQVEYRWRLAELMAARGLHNTTDLIPLLAERGIVLSRPQVYRLVNQKPERVALQLIAAICDIFSCGPEDLITVTAADVKARRTGTASSPNVVDLNRAARPRRARIIDDDH